In the Pseudomonas orientalis genome, one interval contains:
- a CDS encoding OpgC family protein, translating into MLNGRDPRIDFFRGLALIFIFWDHVPHNPLAHVTVQNFGFSDAAEIFVFLAGYAAVLAYGKILQRDGYFIACLKILRRVWTLYVVHIFLLALLMGIVIFANSHIETRDLVQEMGLEYFLNNTQQALVDELLLRFKPNLTDPLPLYIVLILSLPITLPLLLRMPRVAVGISVAVYLLAPWQGWNLPASNGGVWYFNPITWQCLFILGGAAALRSASPAERRPLLRQPLFIAAAAYVLTTCVITLSWRWPEVHDAWMPRLIGEWLYPISKTDLSPVRLLHFLALAYVTARLLPGVDWTQQWLARQLARMGRYSLEVFCLGVVLAPLADMANALTGDTFAMRTVTALVGAAMMIAFAAWLAFNTQVDQRRAATLQPPAV; encoded by the coding sequence ATGCTGAACGGACGCGACCCGCGCATCGATTTTTTTCGGGGCCTGGCGTTGATCTTCATTTTCTGGGATCACGTGCCCCATAACCCCCTGGCCCATGTCACGGTGCAGAACTTCGGGTTCAGTGACGCCGCCGAAATATTCGTGTTCCTGGCCGGCTACGCGGCGGTGCTGGCGTACGGCAAGATCCTGCAGCGCGATGGCTATTTCATTGCCTGTTTGAAAATCCTGCGCCGGGTGTGGACGCTCTACGTGGTGCATATTTTCCTGCTGGCGCTATTGATGGGCATCGTGATTTTCGCCAACAGCCATATCGAAACCCGCGACCTGGTGCAGGAAATGGGCCTGGAGTATTTCCTCAACAATACCCAGCAGGCCCTGGTCGATGAGTTGCTGCTGCGCTTCAAACCCAACCTGACCGACCCGTTGCCACTGTATATCGTGCTGATTCTCAGCCTGCCCATCACGCTGCCCTTGCTGTTGCGTATGCCAAGGGTCGCGGTGGGCATTTCTGTGGCGGTCTACCTGCTGGCGCCCTGGCAGGGCTGGAACCTGCCCGCCAGCAACGGCGGGGTGTGGTACTTCAACCCGATCACCTGGCAGTGCCTGTTTATCCTGGGCGGCGCAGCGGCCTTGCGTTCGGCGTCCCCCGCCGAGCGACGCCCTTTGCTGCGTCAACCGCTGTTCATCGCGGCCGCGGCTTATGTGCTGACGACGTGCGTGATCACCCTGTCGTGGCGTTGGCCCGAGGTGCACGATGCCTGGATGCCACGCCTGATCGGCGAATGGCTGTACCCCATCAGCAAGACCGACCTGTCACCGGTACGCCTGCTGCACTTCCTGGCGCTGGCCTATGTCACCGCCAGATTGCTCCCCGGCGTCGACTGGACGCAGCAGTGGTTGGCGCGGCAACTGGCGCGGATGGGACGCTACTCTCTGGAAGTATTTTGCCTGGGGGTGGTACTGGCGCCGTTGGCGGATATGGCCAACGCGCTGACCGGCGATACCTTCGCCATGCGGACAGTTACCGCGCTGGTGGGGGCAGCCATGATGATTGCGTTTGCCGCGTGGCTGGCGTTCAACACGCAAGTGGACCAGCGCAGGGCCGCTACGCTGCAGCCGCCGGCTGTCTAG
- a CDS encoding transglycosylase domain-containing protein, with the protein MGALWQTDSHQAEADSPSPAPLPKKSRPPRPWRRLFWLILVLALAALGFAALREMHSARWQARMLSQWAAQLTYSVEPGPSDAIVYPGAGPFDRRLGYSALGEFLPRVLKRNYVIQSQSRFSEALMDYSRHGLFIPYSEKIQAGLTITDCRAAPLYQFHYPTQFYAHFSDVPPLMVRSLLFIENRELLDPDPPQANPAVDWPRFAKAAWSQVARQLHLPGQTAGGSTLATQLEKYRHSPDGLTLSGSEKLRQMLSASVRAYQHGPDTLPARQNVVRDYLNSVPLSAVPGHGEVHGMAEGLRVWYGADFVQVNQALADTANTPASLAARGMALRQVLSLMIAQRRPSHYLTKGRDELAQLTDSHLRLLAQEGVLEPGLLKAALASQVSYRDWQQQPTTQKIEANKGIGMARSRLGTLLDRPLYDLDRLDLSATSTLQGDLQEQVTAYLKQLADPAYAQRIGLLGERLLTPASTPQVRYSFTLFERTTDSARVRVQTDNTDQPFDINEGSKLELGSTAKLRVLTTYLQIIAELHERYATVAPAALKKIEIAEPDRLSRWAVDYLLQNPGNSLTQMLDAALDRTYSASPGESFFTGGGLHRFHNFRNEDNARNPTLRDALRESINLPFIRLMRDLVRYTTYTGANNSAQLLKDDNEPRRQEYLAQFADREGTTFLLKFWKKYQKKDTQARLETFLDSLHPTPIRLAAVHRYLLPEASRDSFNSFVRARLAGTDARQTLTDKRLEALYDRYGPGAYDLPDQGYIAKVHPLDLWLLGYLISHPQATFSEIVTASRFERQEVYSWLFKSRHQSARDSRIRTMLEIEAFLEIHQRWKAVGYPFDHLVPSLATAIGSSGDRPAALAELMGIILNDGVRLPVLRIDSLHFAAGTPYDTRVINAPNRGRRVMPSEVAMALRGALSQVVDAGTAKRVAGSFRQADGTPLPMGGKTGTGDNRIEAIGAGGRVLSSKSINRTATFVFYLGDHHYGTLTAFVPGSSAQGFKFTSALPVQVLKGMAPILTPYVQGDQSSCRVP; encoded by the coding sequence ATGGGCGCACTGTGGCAGACCGACTCGCATCAGGCTGAAGCCGACAGCCCGTCACCCGCCCCATTGCCGAAAAAATCCAGACCGCCTAGGCCATGGCGTCGACTGTTCTGGCTGATCCTGGTGCTGGCGCTGGCGGCCCTGGGATTCGCCGCGTTACGCGAAATGCACAGCGCCCGCTGGCAGGCACGCATGCTCAGCCAATGGGCCGCGCAATTGACCTACAGCGTCGAGCCCGGTCCCAGCGATGCCATCGTGTACCCAGGCGCCGGGCCGTTCGATCGACGCCTGGGCTACAGCGCCCTCGGCGAATTCCTGCCGCGCGTGCTCAAGCGCAATTACGTGATCCAGTCCCAGTCGCGTTTCTCCGAGGCGCTGATGGACTACAGCCGCCACGGCTTGTTCATCCCCTATTCAGAGAAAATCCAGGCCGGATTGACCATCACCGATTGCCGCGCCGCACCGCTGTATCAGTTCCACTACCCGACCCAGTTCTACGCACATTTCAGCGACGTGCCACCATTGATGGTGCGCAGTTTGTTGTTCATTGAAAACCGCGAATTGCTCGACCCCGACCCACCCCAGGCCAACCCGGCAGTGGACTGGCCGCGCTTCGCCAAGGCTGCATGGTCGCAGGTTGCACGCCAGTTGCACCTGCCGGGGCAAACGGCGGGCGGCAGCACCCTGGCGACGCAACTGGAAAAGTACCGCCATTCGCCGGACGGCCTGACCCTGTCGGGCAGCGAAAAACTGCGCCAGATGCTGTCGGCCAGCGTGCGTGCCTATCAACACGGTCCCGACACGCTGCCGGCCCGGCAAAATGTAGTGCGCGACTACCTCAACAGCGTGCCGCTGTCGGCCGTGCCGGGCCACGGTGAAGTGCACGGCATGGCCGAGGGGTTGCGGGTGTGGTACGGCGCAGACTTCGTCCAGGTCAACCAGGCCCTGGCCGACACCGCCAACACCCCGGCCAGCCTGGCGGCCCGTGGCATGGCGTTGCGCCAGGTGCTGTCGCTGATGATCGCCCAGCGCCGGCCATCCCATTACCTGACCAAGGGCCGCGACGAGCTTGCGCAATTGACCGATAGTCACCTGCGGTTGCTGGCGCAAGAGGGAGTACTGGAACCTGGATTATTGAAGGCAGCGCTGGCCAGCCAGGTCAGCTATCGCGATTGGCAGCAGCAACCGACCACTCAGAAAATCGAGGCCAACAAAGGCATCGGCATGGCGCGCAGCCGCCTGGGCACACTGCTCGATCGCCCACTGTACGACCTTGATCGCCTGGACCTGTCCGCCACCAGCACGCTGCAGGGCGACTTGCAGGAACAGGTCACCGCCTACCTCAAGCAACTGGCGGACCCCGCCTACGCACAACGGATCGGGCTGTTGGGCGAGCGTCTGCTCACGCCTGCCAGCACGCCGCAGGTGCGCTACAGCTTTACCCTGTTCGAGCGCACCACCGACAGTGCCCGCGTGCGGGTGCAGACCGACAACACCGACCAACCGTTCGACATCAATGAGGGCAGCAAGCTGGAACTGGGCTCCACCGCCAAGCTGCGGGTACTGACCACCTACCTGCAAATCATCGCCGAGCTGCATGAGCGCTACGCCACAGTCGCGCCCGCGGCGCTGAAAAAGATCGAGATCGCCGAACCCGACCGCCTCAGCCGCTGGGCCGTGGACTACCTGCTGCAAAACCCCGGCAACTCCCTGACACAGATGCTCGACGCCGCTCTTGACCGCACCTATTCCGCCAGCCCCGGGGAAAGCTTCTTTACCGGCGGAGGCCTGCACCGCTTCCACAACTTTCGCAACGAAGACAACGCTCGCAACCCGACCCTGCGCGACGCGTTGCGTGAATCGATCAACCTGCCGTTCATTCGCCTGATGCGCGATCTGGTGCGCTACACCACCTACACCGGCGCCAACAACAGCGCGCAATTGCTCAAGGACGACAACGAGCCCCGTCGCCAGGAATACCTGGCGCAATTCGCCGACCGTGAAGGCACCACGTTCCTGCTCAAGTTCTGGAAGAAATACCAGAAGAAAGACACCCAGGCGCGCCTGGAAACCTTTCTCGACAGCCTGCACCCCACACCGATCCGCCTGGCCGCGGTGCACCGCTATCTGCTGCCCGAGGCCAGCCGCGACAGTTTCAACAGCTTTGTGCGTGCCCGCCTGGCCGGTACCGACGCCCGGCAGACGCTGACCGACAAGCGTCTCGAAGCGCTCTATGACCGCTACGGCCCCGGCGCATACGACCTGCCCGACCAGGGCTATATCGCCAAAGTGCACCCGCTGGACCTGTGGTTGCTGGGCTACCTGATCAGCCACCCGCAGGCGACGTTCAGCGAAATCGTCACGGCCAGCCGGTTCGAGCGCCAGGAGGTCTACAGTTGGCTGTTCAAGAGTCGTCACCAGAGCGCGCGCGACAGCCGTATCCGCACCATGCTGGAGATTGAAGCATTCCTGGAGATCCACCAACGCTGGAAGGCCGTGGGCTATCCCTTCGATCATCTGGTACCGTCCCTGGCGACCGCCATCGGCAGCTCCGGCGACCGCCCCGCCGCCCTGGCCGAGTTGATGGGCATCATCCTCAACGACGGCGTGCGCCTGCCGGTGCTGCGCATTGATAGCCTGCACTTTGCTGCCGGTACGCCGTATGACACACGCGTGATCAACGCTCCCAATCGCGGGCGCCGGGTAATGCCCTCTGAAGTGGCAATGGCCCTGCGCGGCGCGTTGTCCCAAGTGGTCGACGCCGGCACCGCCAAACGTGTGGCCGGCAGCTTCAGGCAAGCCGATGGCACACCGCTGCCCATGGGCGGCAAGACAGGTACCGGCGATAACCGCATCGAAGCCATCGGTGCCGGCGGCCGGGTACTCAGCTCCAAATCCATCAACCGCACCGCGACCTTCGTGTTTTACCTCGGCGACCATCACTACGGCACGCTCACCGCCTTCGTGCCGGGAAGCTCGGCGCAAGGCTTCAAATTCACCTCGGCGCTGCCGGTGCAAGTGCTCAAGGGTATGGCGCCGATACTCACGCCGTACGTACAAGGTGACCAGAGCAGCTGTCGGGTACCGTGA
- a CDS encoding amino acid permease, whose amino-acid sequence MPVGKPLPPGATAQGGPLKRELGERHIRLMALGACIGVGLFLGSAKAIEMAGPAIMLSYIIGGLAILVIMRALGEMAVHNPVAGSFSRYAQDYLGPLAGFLTGWNYWFLWLVTCIAEITAVAVYMGVWFPDTPRWIWALAALISMGTINLIAVKAFGEFEFWFALIKIVTIIAMVIGGVGIIAFGFGNDGVALGISNLWAHGGFMPNGVQGVLMSLQMVMFAYLGVEMIGLTAGEARNPQKTIPSAIGSVFWRILLFYVGALFVILSIYPWNEIGTQGSPFVMTFERLGIKTAAGIINFVVITAALSSCNGGIFSTGRMLYSLAQNGQAPATFGTTSSNGVPRKALLLSIFALLLGVLLNYLVPDQVFVWVTSIATFGAIWTWLMILLAQLKFRKGLSPAERAGLQYRMWLYPVSSYLALAFLLLVVGLMAYFPDTRVALYVGPAFLVLLTVLYYVFKLQPTQAAERSAA is encoded by the coding sequence ATGCCTGTCGGCAAACCCCTGCCCCCTGGCGCGACCGCTCAAGGCGGCCCGCTCAAACGCGAACTCGGTGAACGGCATATTCGCCTGATGGCGCTCGGTGCCTGTATCGGTGTGGGCCTGTTCCTCGGCTCGGCCAAGGCCATCGAAATGGCCGGCCCGGCGATCATGCTGTCGTACATCATCGGCGGCCTTGCCATTCTGGTGATCATGCGGGCCCTGGGCGAAATGGCGGTACACAACCCTGTGGCCGGTTCGTTCAGCCGCTATGCCCAGGACTACCTTGGTCCGCTGGCAGGCTTTCTCACCGGGTGGAACTACTGGTTCCTGTGGCTGGTGACCTGCATCGCGGAAATCACCGCCGTGGCGGTGTACATGGGCGTGTGGTTCCCCGACACGCCGCGCTGGATCTGGGCCCTGGCGGCGCTGATCAGCATGGGCACCATCAACTTGATCGCGGTCAAGGCGTTCGGCGAGTTCGAATTCTGGTTCGCGTTGATCAAGATCGTCACCATCATTGCCATGGTGATCGGCGGTGTCGGCATCATTGCCTTCGGCTTCGGCAATGACGGCGTGGCACTGGGCATTTCCAACCTGTGGGCCCATGGCGGCTTCATGCCCAATGGCGTACAGGGCGTGTTGATGTCCTTGCAGATGGTGATGTTCGCCTACCTGGGGGTGGAAATGATCGGCCTCACCGCCGGTGAAGCGCGCAACCCGCAGAAAACCATTCCCAGCGCGATCGGCTCGGTGTTCTGGCGCATCCTGTTGTTCTATGTGGGCGCGCTGTTCGTGATTCTGTCGATCTACCCGTGGAATGAAATCGGCACCCAGGGCAGTCCGTTCGTGATGACCTTTGAACGCCTGGGCATCAAGACCGCCGCGGGCATCATCAACTTCGTGGTGATCACCGCCGCGTTGTCGTCCTGCAACGGTGGCATCTTCAGTACCGGGCGCATGCTCTACAGCCTGGCGCAGAACGGCCAGGCCCCGGCCACCTTCGGCACCACTTCCAGCAACGGCGTGCCACGCAAAGCGTTGCTGCTGTCGATTTTTGCCTTGCTGTTGGGCGTGCTGCTCAACTACCTGGTGCCGGACCAGGTGTTCGTGTGGGTGACCTCCATCGCCACCTTCGGCGCGATCTGGACCTGGCTGATGATCCTGCTGGCCCAGCTCAAATTCCGTAAGGGCCTGAGCCCGGCCGAGCGGGCCGGTCTGCAGTACCGCATGTGGCTGTACCCGGTCAGTTCCTACCTGGCGCTGGCGTTTCTGCTGCTGGTGGTGGGCCTGATGGCGTACTTCCCGGACACCCGCGTTGCGTTGTATGTGGGGCCTGCATTCCTGGTGCTGCTGACCGTGCTGTATTACGTGTTCAAACTGCAGCCGACCCAGGCGGCGGAGCGTTCAGCCGCCTGA